One region of Flavobacterium sp. KACC 22763 genomic DNA includes:
- a CDS encoding peptidase domain-containing ABC transporter: MKRFIHYRQADQKDCGPTCLKIIAKYYGKTINIQELRDFSETTREGSNLLFLSGAAEKIGFRTLGVKLSVKRIEEAPLPCILHWNDNHYVVLYKIKKGRYYISDPAFGLLDYSKEEFVKFWIGNNADDKTKEGIALLIEATPKFFQSDFDKEENSGLGFRFLFKYLFQYKSFLIQLAIGLLASSLLNLIFPFLTQSIVDVGIQNQNIHFIYLILFAMLFVFAGRTGLELIRSWILLHLSTRINISLISDFFIKLMSLPISFFDVRMTGDIMQRINDHRRIEKILTTSSLNVFFSVINMFVMGAVLAYFNLKIFLVFFGGSLLYFGWIVLFLKKRKALDYKRFAEVSKEQSKVMELINGMQEIKLHNAEKQKRWGWEYVQARLFRVSIKGLILEQTQTIGSSIINELKNIFIIFLSAKLVIDGSITLGTMLAISAIVGSLNGPITQLIEFVRELQDATISLARLSEIHQKEDELQQEINQTNDVPQDVDIEIKNLTFRYLGADVPVLDNLSLLIPSNKVTAIVGVSGSGKTTLMKLLLKFYEPEKGEVLIGNTQLKNISQNAWRSNIGAVMQEGFIFSDTIANNIAFGVDHIDKERLLYAADVANIKSYISELPQGFNTKIGAEGLGMSTGQKQRLLIARAVYKNPEILFFDEATSALDANNEKEIMKKLDLFFKEKTVVVIAHRLSTVMNADQIVVLEKGKIIEIGSHSALVEQKGNYFELVRNQLQLGN; encoded by the coding sequence TTGAAACGATTCATTCATTATAGACAAGCTGATCAAAAAGATTGTGGCCCAACATGTTTAAAAATTATTGCTAAATATTACGGTAAAACAATCAATATTCAGGAGTTGAGAGATTTTAGCGAAACAACTCGTGAAGGAAGTAATTTGCTTTTTTTGAGTGGTGCGGCCGAGAAAATTGGATTTAGGACCTTAGGCGTAAAATTGTCTGTAAAAAGAATTGAAGAAGCTCCATTACCTTGTATCCTGCACTGGAATGATAATCATTATGTAGTTCTTTATAAAATTAAAAAAGGAAGATATTACATCTCAGATCCCGCTTTTGGTCTTTTGGACTACAGTAAAGAAGAATTTGTTAAGTTTTGGATTGGTAATAATGCCGACGATAAAACGAAAGAAGGAATTGCATTGCTGATTGAAGCTACACCTAAATTTTTTCAATCTGATTTTGACAAAGAAGAAAATTCAGGATTAGGATTCAGATTCCTTTTCAAGTATTTATTTCAATACAAATCATTCCTTATTCAGCTTGCAATAGGACTTTTAGCAAGCAGTTTGCTTAACCTGATTTTTCCATTTTTAACCCAGAGTATTGTCGATGTCGGAATTCAGAATCAGAATATCCATTTTATTTATCTGATTCTCTTTGCGATGCTTTTTGTTTTCGCAGGAAGAACTGGATTAGAACTTATCAGAAGCTGGATTTTATTGCATTTGTCAACGAGAATCAATATTTCTCTTATTTCCGATTTCTTTATCAAATTAATGAGTCTGCCAATTTCCTTTTTTGATGTGAGAATGACAGGTGATATTATGCAGCGTATAAATGATCATCGGCGTATCGAAAAAATACTTACTACATCATCGCTTAATGTATTCTTTTCTGTAATTAATATGTTTGTGATGGGAGCTGTTTTGGCCTATTTCAATCTGAAAATATTTCTCGTTTTCTTTGGAGGAAGCCTTCTTTATTTTGGCTGGATCGTGCTGTTTTTGAAAAAAAGAAAAGCATTAGATTATAAACGGTTTGCGGAGGTTTCAAAAGAGCAGAGTAAAGTAATGGAGCTGATAAACGGAATGCAGGAAATTAAACTCCACAATGCCGAAAAACAAAAACGATGGGGTTGGGAGTATGTTCAGGCAAGACTTTTTAGAGTTTCGATAAAAGGACTGATTTTAGAGCAGACACAAACAATTGGCTCTTCGATTATTAATGAGTTAAAGAATATATTTATCATTTTCTTGTCGGCTAAACTGGTGATAGATGGTTCTATCACACTGGGGACAATGCTTGCGATAAGTGCCATAGTAGGAAGTTTAAACGGCCCGATTACTCAGTTGATAGAGTTTGTGCGAGAATTACAGGACGCAACGATTTCACTTGCCAGATTGTCCGAAATTCATCAGAAAGAAGACGAATTACAGCAAGAAATTAATCAGACAAACGATGTGCCTCAAGATGTAGATATCGAAATTAAAAATCTTACTTTTCGTTATTTAGGAGCAGATGTTCCTGTTTTAGATAATTTGAGCCTGTTAATTCCATCTAATAAAGTAACAGCGATAGTAGGGGTCAGCGGAAGCGGTAAAACAACCCTAATGAAATTGCTTCTGAAGTTCTACGAACCTGAAAAAGGAGAAGTCCTAATTGGCAATACACAGCTTAAAAACATATCACAAAATGCCTGGAGATCTAATATTGGTGCCGTAATGCAAGAAGGTTTTATTTTTAGTGATACAATTGCTAATAATATTGCTTTTGGAGTAGATCATATTGATAAAGAAAGATTATTGTATGCAGCGGATGTTGCCAATATTAAAAGCTACATTAGCGAGCTTCCTCAAGGTTTCAATACCAAAATAGGGGCAGAAGGATTGGGTATGAGTACTGGTCAGAAACAGCGGTTATTAATTGCGCGGGCAGTTTACAAAAATCCTGAAATTCTATTTTTTGATGAAGCAACTTCAGCTCTTGATGCAAATAATGAAAAGGAGATTATGAAAAAACTTGATCTCTTTTTTAAAGAGAAAACGGTGGTGGTAATAGCCCATCGATTGAGTACGGTTATGAATGCAGACCAGATTGTGGTTTTAGAGAAAGGAAAAATTATCGAAATAGGAAGCCATTCGGCATTAGTAGAACAAAAAGGAAATTATTTTGAACTGGTTAGAAATCAGCTGCAGTTAGGAAATTAA
- a CDS encoding HlyD family secretion protein yields MSEDTFELRSEEVQDILTKVPHWMIRWGTVLIFAIIIMLFFVSWFVKYPDVVKTEIVITTNIPPEKIVSKSSGRIEAILVKNKMVVGKNSILAIIENTANYKDVFLLKKIVDGYDINSSKKEFPFGLLQNKQLGEIESAFAAFQKDYQAQELNKDLHPFQVESRAQQSEKIQITERIEILQQQKVINERELELQRNEVARFETLFNKGIISAQEMEAKKLSFLQAQKNYRSLLSSISQLRSSLIDNTKSSQNSQINSTREEVNLGRNVSQSFYQLKKVIRDWELAYALKSSISGKVTFLQVWNENQTINVGDNVFSIIPDAKNSFIGKVKAPALNSGKIKVGQRVNIRLANYPDREFGVLKGEIKNISLVPDKDGNLLIDVALRNGLKTSYDKKITFQQEMKGSAEIITEDLRLIERILYQFKNIFEQV; encoded by the coding sequence ATGAGCGAAGATACATTTGAATTGAGAAGCGAAGAGGTTCAGGATATCCTGACCAAAGTACCGCATTGGATGATACGATGGGGAACCGTTCTGATATTTGCCATAATAATTATGCTGTTTTTTGTTTCCTGGTTTGTCAAATACCCAGATGTTGTAAAGACGGAAATTGTAATTACTACTAATATTCCTCCAGAGAAAATAGTGTCAAAGTCTTCTGGACGTATTGAAGCTATTTTGGTTAAAAACAAAATGGTGGTTGGTAAAAATAGTATACTTGCCATTATTGAAAATACAGCCAATTATAAAGATGTTTTTTTGCTAAAAAAAATAGTTGATGGCTACGACATAAACAGCTCAAAAAAAGAGTTTCCTTTTGGATTATTACAAAATAAACAGTTAGGAGAAATAGAAAGTGCATTTGCAGCATTTCAGAAAGATTATCAGGCACAGGAATTAAATAAGGATCTGCATCCTTTTCAAGTAGAAAGCAGAGCACAGCAGTCTGAAAAAATCCAAATAACCGAAAGAATAGAAATCCTGCAGCAGCAAAAAGTAATCAACGAGCGAGAACTCGAGCTTCAGAGAAATGAAGTGGCGCGTTTTGAAACTTTATTTAATAAAGGGATTATTTCTGCCCAAGAAATGGAAGCCAAAAAGCTGAGTTTTCTTCAGGCTCAAAAGAATTATAGAAGCTTACTGTCGTCAATTTCTCAATTAAGGTCTTCTTTGATTGATAATACAAAATCAAGTCAGAATTCGCAGATAAATAGCACTAGAGAAGAAGTTAACCTCGGGCGCAATGTTTCACAGTCTTTTTATCAGCTGAAAAAAGTGATACGAGACTGGGAATTAGCCTATGCGTTAAAATCTTCTATTAGCGGTAAAGTGACTTTTCTGCAGGTTTGGAATGAAAATCAAACTATAAACGTTGGAGACAATGTGTTTTCGATAATTCCAGACGCTAAAAACAGTTTTATAGGAAAAGTGAAAGCGCCGGCTTTAAATTCAGGAAAAATCAAAGTAGGGCAACGTGTAAATATCCGTTTAGCCAATTATCCCGACCGAGAATTTGGTGTTTTGAAAGGCGAAATCAAAAATATTTCATTGGTTCCTGATAAGGATGGAAACCTTCTTATAGATGTTGCTCTTCGAAACGGACTAAAAACATCATACGATAAAAAGATTACCTTTCAGCAGGAAATGAAAGGAAGCGCAGAAATTATAACCGAAGATCTGCGTTTAATCGAAAGAATTCTATATCAGTTTAAAAATATTTTTGAACAAGTTTAA
- a CDS encoding S41 family peptidase — translation MKKTVLIAFLLVFQFSFSKPITETQKLAATCKVWGFLKYYHPNVTDGSKNWDEQLFQILPKIEEAQTSEALSLVIENWIDSLGEIKKQETIKSAVKKEYFDKNFDLSWLNKNDLFSKSLSKKLKFIEENRIQGKQYYVNFELHTGNVPLQFNNETKYADFKWTDKKLRLLTLFRYWNYIEYFFPYKYQMDENWEKVLNEMLPRYYAPESEKDFNLAMREISVKLNDTHAATSMAQLFDYFGDKFIPVDVNIIDEKAIVVALKNDSLAKVSDIKIGDIITKVEGKTIGEILKENRKYVEGSNEPSVLKNAYWAIFNGKTPSFEIEFIRDGKTTVKSINRYVYEDLKIQFPDKEKWKILEGNIGYVNFDELDPADVPALISALNNTNAIIFDNRNRPHEVMYPIADWLNPEEKEFARFLDPDVNYPGRYYWREGIQKCGKNNPDYYKGKVIVITNEKAVSHAEFTVMSLQTVPNCVVIGSQTGGADGANYRFQIIKGFGSSFTCYGVFYPNKKETQRIGIVPNIEVKPTILGIQQGRDEVLERAVLYAKKGK, via the coding sequence ATGAAAAAAACAGTACTCATTGCATTTTTACTAGTATTTCAATTCTCTTTTTCAAAACCAATCACAGAAACTCAAAAGTTAGCAGCGACTTGCAAAGTTTGGGGCTTCTTAAAATATTATCATCCAAATGTTACTGATGGAAGTAAAAATTGGGATGAACAATTATTTCAAATTTTACCAAAAATCGAGGAAGCTCAAACTTCTGAAGCACTCTCTTTGGTAATTGAAAATTGGATTGATTCTTTAGGGGAAATCAAAAAACAAGAGACGATAAAGTCTGCTGTAAAAAAAGAATATTTTGATAAAAACTTCGACTTGTCTTGGCTCAATAAAAATGACTTGTTTTCGAAATCTCTTTCTAAAAAATTAAAGTTTATTGAAGAAAACAGAATTCAAGGTAAACAATACTACGTTAATTTCGAGCTTCATACAGGAAATGTACCTCTTCAGTTTAATAACGAAACAAAATATGCTGATTTTAAATGGACTGATAAAAAATTACGTCTTTTAACTCTTTTCAGATATTGGAATTACATCGAATATTTCTTTCCATATAAATATCAAATGGATGAAAATTGGGAAAAAGTATTAAATGAAATGTTACCTAGATATTATGCGCCAGAATCTGAAAAGGATTTTAATTTAGCTATGCGTGAGATCTCTGTAAAGTTAAATGATACTCACGCTGCGACAAGTATGGCTCAATTGTTTGACTATTTTGGTGATAAATTTATTCCCGTGGACGTTAATATCATTGATGAAAAAGCAATTGTTGTTGCATTGAAGAATGATTCTCTGGCAAAAGTTAGTGATATTAAGATTGGAGACATAATTACAAAAGTAGAAGGGAAGACTATAGGAGAAATTTTGAAAGAAAACCGAAAATATGTAGAAGGATCTAACGAACCATCTGTTTTAAAGAATGCATATTGGGCAATTTTTAACGGAAAAACACCTTCGTTTGAAATCGAGTTTATTCGAGATGGAAAAACTACAGTGAAGTCTATTAATAGATATGTGTACGAAGATCTAAAAATTCAATTTCCAGATAAAGAAAAATGGAAAATTTTAGAGGGTAATATTGGTTATGTTAATTTTGATGAACTTGATCCAGCGGATGTTCCAGCCTTAATTTCGGCATTAAACAATACAAATGCAATAATCTTTGACAATAGAAATCGACCACACGAGGTTATGTACCCAATTGCAGATTGGCTTAATCCTGAAGAGAAAGAATTTGCTAGATTTCTTGATCCAGATGTAAATTACCCTGGGCGTTATTATTGGAGAGAAGGAATTCAGAAGTGCGGAAAAAATAATCCAGATTATTACAAAGGAAAAGTAATTGTTATAACAAATGAAAAAGCTGTAAGTCATGCTGAGTTTACCGTGATGAGTTTACAAACAGTTCCTAATTGTGTAGTAATCGGAAGCCAGACTGGCGGAGCTGATGGCGCAAATTATAGATTTCAAATCATTAAAGGATTTGGTTCATCATTTACTTGCTATGGTGTTTTTTATCCAAACAAAAAAGAAACCCAACGAATAGGGATTGTTCCTAATATTGAAGTGAAACCAACTATTTTAGGAATTCAGCAAGGAAGAGATGAAGTTTTGGAAAGAGCGGTTCTTTATGCTAAAAAAGGTAAATAG
- a CDS encoding tRNA1(Val) (adenine(37)-N6)-methyltransferase: MFKFKQFSVKQDKTAMKVGTDGVLLGSWTPIDHNPFSVLDIGAGTGIIALMLAQRTHAEQIDALEIDEDAYEQAVENFEASPWGDRLFCFHAGLDEFIDEPEDEYDLIVSNPPFYAEDYKTESEQRDLARFQDAMPFEELVEAADLLLSENGIFALIIPFKEEEKFIALAKESELYPLKITRVKGTPKSEIKRSLLAFSRNEVSKIEIDELIIEIDRHVYTPEYIELTKDFYLKM; encoded by the coding sequence ATGTTTAAGTTTAAGCAATTTTCTGTTAAACAAGACAAAACCGCTATGAAAGTTGGTACCGATGGTGTTTTATTGGGTTCTTGGACTCCAATTGACCACAATCCGTTTAGTGTATTGGATATTGGTGCTGGAACAGGAATTATTGCTTTGATGCTGGCACAGCGAACTCATGCAGAACAAATTGATGCGCTTGAAATTGATGAAGACGCTTACGAACAAGCTGTAGAAAATTTTGAAGCTTCTCCTTGGGGTGATCGCCTATTTTGTTTTCATGCTGGTCTGGATGAATTTATTGATGAACCAGAAGATGAATACGATTTAATTGTTTCGAATCCGCCTTTTTATGCTGAAGATTATAAAACAGAAAGCGAACAACGTGATTTAGCTCGTTTTCAAGATGCAATGCCTTTTGAAGAACTTGTCGAAGCTGCCGATTTATTACTTTCAGAAAACGGAATATTTGCTTTAATTATTCCTTTCAAAGAAGAAGAAAAATTTATTGCTCTAGCAAAAGAATCAGAACTTTATCCTTTAAAAATTACAAGAGTAAAAGGAACTCCAAAATCTGAAATTAAGCGAAGTTTATTGGCTTTTAGCCGAAATGAAGTTTCTAAAATTGAAATCGATGAACTTATTATCGAAATTGACAGACACGTTTATACTCCAGAATATATCGAGCTGACTAAAGATTTTTACTTGAAGATGTAA
- a CDS encoding four helix bundle protein — translation MSKPYNLEERTLLFAKECRIYIRSLPKTISNIENGKQLVRSSGSVGANYIEANEKLGDKDFIFRLKIARKEAKESKFWLQLLNDLNPDQNSLSESLLFEIEELRKILSAIITKTSKQ, via the coding sequence ATGAGTAAACCATATAATTTAGAAGAAAGAACTCTCCTCTTTGCAAAAGAATGCAGAATCTATATAAGGTCTTTACCGAAAACTATTTCAAATATTGAAAACGGAAAACAACTAGTCCGTTCATCTGGTTCTGTTGGCGCAAATTACATTGAAGCAAATGAAAAACTAGGAGATAAAGATTTTATATTCCGTCTCAAAATTGCTAGAAAAGAAGCTAAGGAATCTAAATTTTGGCTACAATTATTAAATGATTTAAATCCAGATCAAAACTCACTTTCAGAATCTTTATTATTCGAAATTGAAGAGTTGCGAAAAATTCTTTCTGCCATAATTACCAAAACTTCGAAACAATAA
- the rimM gene encoding ribosome maturation factor RimM (Essential for efficient processing of 16S rRNA), with the protein MRKEDCFYLGKIAKKFSFKGEVLVYLDTDEPELYENLESVFVESNKHLVPFFIETSSLHKNDFLRVRFEDVNTEEDADALVGSPIYLPLTMLPKLTGNKFYFHEVIGFEIEDKRLGVFGKITSINDSTAQPLFEVLNGEVEILVPMIDQFLVKIDRENKKVIMDLPEGLIEMYL; encoded by the coding sequence ATGCGTAAAGAAGATTGTTTTTATTTAGGTAAAATCGCTAAAAAATTTAGTTTCAAGGGTGAAGTCTTAGTCTATCTAGACACGGATGAACCTGAGTTATACGAAAATCTGGAATCAGTGTTTGTTGAAAGCAACAAACACTTGGTTCCTTTTTTTATTGAAACTAGCTCATTACACAAAAACGACTTTTTGAGAGTTCGTTTTGAAGATGTAAATACAGAAGAAGATGCAGATGCCTTAGTCGGCAGCCCTATTTATCTTCCTTTAACCATGTTGCCAAAACTTACTGGCAACAAATTCTACTTCCACGAAGTTATTGGTTTCGAAATTGAAGACAAACGTTTAGGTGTTTTCGGAAAAATAACTTCTATTAATGATTCAACTGCACAGCCTCTTTTTGAAGTTTTAAATGGCGAAGTTGAAATCTTAGTTCCAATGATTGATCAATTTCTTGTAAAAATCGATCGCGAGAACAAAAAAGTAATCATGGATCTTCCTGAAGGTCTTATTGAGATGTACTTGTAA
- a CDS encoding 30S ribosomal protein S16, translating into MSVKIRLQRHGKKGKPFYWVVAADARSKRDGRYLEKIGTYNPNTNPATVELNLDSAVKWLHNGAQPTDTARAILSYKGALLKHHLDGGVRKGALTQEQADAKLTAWLEAKAGKVDAKKDGLSKAKADAKATALKAEKEVNAKRVADAAAAQAEAAAAAQAAEATEEVAEATEEAPAAEENNETTEA; encoded by the coding sequence ATGTCAGTAAAAATTAGATTACAAAGACACGGTAAAAAAGGAAAACCTTTTTACTGGGTAGTAGCTGCAGATGCACGCTCAAAAAGAGATGGTAGATACTTAGAGAAAATCGGTACTTACAATCCAAACACTAACCCAGCAACTGTTGAGTTAAACCTTGACAGCGCAGTTAAATGGTTACACAATGGTGCTCAACCAACTGATACTGCTAGAGCTATCCTTTCTTACAAAGGTGCTTTATTGAAACACCACCTTGATGGAGGAGTTCGTAAAGGTGCTTTAACACAAGAGCAAGCAGACGCTAAATTAACTGCTTGGTTAGAAGCAAAAGCTGGTAAAGTTGATGCTAAAAAAGATGGTTTATCTAAAGCAAAAGCTGATGCTAAAGCTACTGCATTAAAAGCAGAAAAAGAAGTTAACGCTAAACGTGTTGCTGATGCTGCTGCTGCACAAGCTGAAGCTGCTGCCGCTGCACAAGCTGCTGAGGCGACTGAAGAAGTTGCTGAAGCTACTGAAGAAGCTCCTGCTGCTGAAGAGAATAACGAAACAACTGAAGCATAA
- a CDS encoding DUF6252 family protein: MRKYFYLLSILLLLVSCTSEDVRSNNQAFQTLKDNAFWRAKIYKSGIETNGIFTIEGSLNDEQIKFQIPEPAEKTYVLGVNDDIKAIYKNTYNGEEVEFTTGTGKGTGEIVVTEYNTVDNTISGTFKFTAVNTDPNAEKQTMHFSEGVFYKIPVISGENFVPVNN, encoded by the coding sequence ATGAGAAAATATTTTTATCTCCTATCAATTTTACTTTTGCTTGTATCTTGTACATCTGAAGATGTAAGGTCTAACAATCAGGCTTTTCAGACCTTAAAAGATAATGCGTTTTGGAGAGCCAAAATATATAAATCAGGAATAGAAACAAATGGAATTTTTACTATTGAAGGTTCTTTAAATGACGAACAAATCAAATTTCAGATTCCTGAACCAGCTGAGAAAACTTATGTTTTGGGGGTAAATGATGATATAAAAGCCATTTATAAAAACACTTATAACGGAGAAGAAGTAGAATTTACCACTGGAACTGGCAAAGGAACTGGAGAAATTGTTGTTACAGAATATAATACGGTCGATAATACTATTTCGGGGACGTTTAAATTTACAGCAGTAAATACTGATCCTAATGCCGAAAAACAAACCATGCATTTTTCAGAAGGAGTTTTCTATAAAATCCCAGTGATATCAGGAGAAAACTTTGTTCCTGTTAACAATTAA
- a CDS encoding RNA recognition motif domain-containing protein, giving the protein MNIFVGSLPFSIEEADLRESFEAYGTVDSVKIITDKFTGRSKGFGFVEMPNDSEAQKAIDELNGAVVSGRTIVVNKSEPKPEGERRSFNNNRGGNDRGGYGNNRGGDRGNRREY; this is encoded by the coding sequence ATGAATATTTTCGTTGGAAGCCTTCCATTCAGTATTGAGGAAGCAGATTTAAGAGAGTCTTTTGAGGCTTATGGAACAGTTGACTCTGTTAAAATTATTACTGATAAATTTACTGGAAGAAGTAAAGGCTTTGGTTTTGTTGAAATGCCAAATGATAGCGAAGCTCAGAAAGCTATCGATGAATTGAATGGTGCTGTTGTTTCAGGTCGTACAATCGTTGTAAATAAATCTGAGCCAAAACCAGAGGGCGAAAGAAGAAGTTTTAATAACAACCGTGGAGGAAACGATCGTGGTGGTTACGGAAACAACCGTGGCGGAGATCGCGGAAACAGAAGAGAATATTAA
- the leuB gene encoding 3-isopropylmalate dehydrogenase, whose amino-acid sequence MKLNIALLAGDGIGPEVINEAVKVSDAVAKKFGHEITWKPALTGAAAIDAVGEPYPDATHEVCKNADAVLFGAIGHPKYDNDPSAPVRPEQGLLKMRKALGLFANVRPTFTFPSLLDKSPLKRERIEGTDLVFLRELTGGIYFGEKGRKDNGDTAYDNCVYTRAEVQRLAKKGFELAMTRSKKLCCVDKANVLETSRLWRETVQAMEKDYPEVEVSYEFVDAVAMRLVQWPNSYDVLITENLFGDILTDEASVISGSMGLMPSASMGAEVSLFEPIHGSYPQATGLNIANPMATILSAAMMFENFGLMEEGKAMRDAVNKALEAGVVTEDLANGGKAYGTKEVGDWLAANV is encoded by the coding sequence ATGAAATTAAACATAGCCCTTTTAGCCGGAGACGGAATCGGACCAGAAGTAATAAATGAAGCAGTAAAAGTATCAGATGCTGTTGCAAAAAAATTCGGACATGAAATCACTTGGAAACCCGCTTTAACTGGTGCTGCAGCAATTGATGCAGTAGGTGAACCTTATCCAGATGCAACACACGAAGTTTGTAAAAATGCTGATGCCGTTCTTTTTGGAGCAATCGGCCACCCTAAATACGATAACGATCCTTCTGCTCCAGTACGTCCAGAGCAAGGTTTATTAAAAATGCGTAAAGCATTAGGTTTGTTCGCAAACGTAAGACCAACTTTTACTTTCCCATCTTTATTAGATAAATCGCCGCTAAAAAGAGAAAGAATTGAAGGAACTGATTTAGTTTTCTTAAGAGAATTAACTGGCGGAATTTACTTTGGTGAAAAAGGAAGAAAAGATAACGGAGATACTGCTTATGATAACTGTGTTTACACAAGAGCAGAAGTACAGCGTTTAGCTAAAAAAGGTTTCGAATTGGCAATGACCCGTTCTAAAAAATTATGTTGTGTTGACAAAGCAAACGTTTTGGAAACTTCTCGTTTGTGGAGAGAAACAGTTCAGGCAATGGAAAAAGACTATCCAGAGGTTGAAGTTAGCTACGAATTTGTTGACGCTGTAGCAATGCGTTTGGTACAATGGCCAAACTCTTATGATGTATTGATTACAGAAAACTTATTTGGAGACATCTTAACAGACGAAGCTTCTGTAATTTCAGGTTCAATGGGATTAATGCCTTCTGCTTCTATGGGAGCTGAAGTATCTTTGTTTGAACCTATTCACGGTTCTTATCCACAAGCTACAGGATTAAACATTGCAAACCCAATGGCTACTATTTTATCTGCTGCTATGATGTTCGAAAACTTCGGATTGATGGAAGAAGGAAAAGCGATGAGAGATGCTGTAAACAAAGCTTTAGAAGCTGGTGTAGTTACTGAAGATTTAGCTAATGGAGGCAAAGCATACGGCACTAAAGAAGTTGGTGACTGGTTAGCTGCGAATGTATAA